In Rhizobium favelukesii, the genomic window GGTGTTCCCCAATCGGGTTTTACGAGCTGTCGTGTGCGGCCAGCCTTTGCCCAGCATTGATGCGAAATGGACACGGCAACATTCGGTACATGGATGTCTCCTATCAAAACAATCGATTTCTCCAGTTGCCAGTCAGAGCATAAGGCCTGGCAGGCTACGACACCCATTGCGGCGTAGAAAGGCTATCTGTGAAGCCAACAACGACGAATCTTCGAGAGGCGAGCGCTATTTTCTCGTCTCATTTAAAAGGGAACGAACATGGAAAGACGTGACTTCATCAAACGTTTGGCAATGCTTGCTGCTTGCCCGCTTTGCGTCAAGACTGCTTACGCTGCGGAAGGGGTGCATTGGAGCTATGGCGGTGACGCTGGTCCAGAAGACTGGGGATCTTTGACCGAGGAGAACCGTGCATGCTCGTCCGGTTCGCAACAATCGCCCCTCGATATCAGGGGCGCTATCAAAGCCGACATCCCGGACCTCGCGCTCGACTGGAAGACCGGCGGGACTATCCTGAATAATGGGCACACGATCCAGGTGAATGCGGCACCCGGAGGAACGCTTCGCCGCGGTGATCAGTTCTATGAACTGGTGCAGTACCATTTCCATGCTCCGAGTGAACATCTGGTCGAAGGCAAGCATTTCCCGATGGAGGCGCATTTCGTGCATAAACACGCCGAAACGGGTGCTCTGGGCGTGCTTGGCGTTTTCCTTGTTCCGGGAGCCACCAACGCGACTTTCTCCACCTTGGCTGCGGCCTTCCCCCAAAACGCCGGTGAAGAAACCGCCCTTCCCGACGTCGAGCCGAGCAAAATGCTGCCCGCCTCGCTCACGTATTGGGCCTATGAGGGATCGCTCACCACACCGCCTTGCAGCGAAATCGTCGACTGGATAATAGCGAAGGAACCGGTCGAGGTGGATGCGGCCGACATCAAGAGGTTCATTACGCTCTATTCAATGAACGCACGTCCCGCCCTCACTCCAAATCGTCGTTACATCCTGAGCTCCGGCTGAAGCGAGAAGACCTCGTGGCGTTTTCGACCACCCCAAAGGGGCCGATTGCACGATTTAGGCAGGCTCTGGCCCTGGGCCTTTGGCACAGGATCAACCATGATGGAAGCTCGGAATTGGAGAGAAGCGAGCCTCTCCGACGGCCGGTGCCATTGAAGCCAAAGCGTCATGTCCGCGGAAAAGCGGTGGCATACGGTGTGCCGCACGGCATATCATTGTCGACAAGCTCGCGCTGATAGTCGGAATAATGGAATCATGGTGTACAGCGCCAAGATCACGGACCGTGACGGTGCTCTCATCCTTAGAGTCCATCAACATCTGATGACCATGGATGGTTTATAACTTCGGCGCTGGCGACTATGCGGCAACAAGCTGAAAAAGCTGCTACAGAAGATAGTTGCAACGGCCGACAAACCGCGCACTGTCGGTGAGGATAATGACAAGCTCTACGGTGGTCCCGGCGACGATGTCCTCTACGCCGGTGACGGCCGGGATTATCTGACCGGCGTTGCCGACCACGACACTTTCGTGTTTGCCTTCGATGCGGTGAGCCTCGACACCAACCAGTCTGGCTACCCGTGAGCAGCTTCTACAGCGGTGCGGCCTCGGATGTGGACGGCAAGCACGTCGTGGTGATCACTGATCAACCTTTCACCTCTGCCTCTGCCGTCGCGGGTGCGATCTCAGGCGAGACGGCTGGCGACATTATCGTCTACGAATATTACGACCGCATGACCAGAGTCGCGAATCTGGCCTATGTCACCTCCGATAACGCGCAAGATTTCGCCACCTAGGCGGTGCGTTCAGCGTGGACAGCCTGGCTTGCCTGGGATTTACCGCGTGGGACTTCACGTTCGTTTGATCCTGAATGCCCGTACTGAAC contains:
- a CDS encoding carbonic anhydrase; amino-acid sequence: MERRDFIKRLAMLAACPLCVKTAYAAEGVHWSYGGDAGPEDWGSLTEENRACSSGSQQSPLDIRGAIKADIPDLALDWKTGGTILNNGHTIQVNAAPGGTLRRGDQFYELVQYHFHAPSEHLVEGKHFPMEAHFVHKHAETGALGVLGVFLVPGATNATFSTLAAAFPQNAGEETALPDVEPSKMLPASLTYWAYEGSLTTPPCSEIVDWIIAKEPVEVDAADIKRFITLYSMNARPALTPNRRYILSSG